From the genome of Spinacia oleracea cultivar Varoflay chromosome 2, BTI_SOV_V1, whole genome shotgun sequence, one region includes:
- the LOC110799487 gene encoding putative U-box domain-containing protein 42, with protein MRNTKQLLASLIEITASIPSAKIEQNTFLAIGSYFYRTSSAIKELQTTLENTPSDHETEILRSLCLSSDLAKGILEELQQQNGLTIFIMEHEVKNTIKKLQVIINHMGQDLSLIPSSAFKDEEYAKITVCSLSEEMKKVCFKINPVQEINPDKQKMELENQYSSIESIPIESDLYSTSMVCHPSEKSDSPQLMEPHGSTSESSLRLSGNMSLEGANHMEPMYKSFICPLTNQIMDDPVTISNGMTYERSAITEYFTKIGNSEEVNCPITREKLQSKGMSPNIALRNIIHEWKDRNDSARLKNIHTALSIGSTTESMILAALNDLKKIFLKSPKKKKEVHNIGIIPLLVRLLELRDRIVRCAVLEMIRLIVQEDEAKEQIAKTPAISATIKMLSSSYQPIRHAALLLLIEFSKCKILSEKIGHVTGGILILLQTKYNRSVDAFASEAADQILRNMEQCPNNIRFIAENGYLEPFLRNLVEGSEERKLEMISYLGEIILEDESKTYVAEKITPVLIQMLHNENPLTRKDVFKALVQISSYSASGKILVEAGIVRTMVEEMFTTKKLYSEPVDSLKEASAIIANILESGIEFENLTINTQGHTMVSSYFVFNIVYMIKSSTPDDLNLNLIRILYCVAKKSKESDNNNNNNPVSSAVKESEASYTLVELINHPSVKIAVAAIKLLTLLSPHIGNLVIERLCKTDGQTEALLQSPSNHNQITERQALSVTFLSKLPHQNLGLNLALQLNKETIPGILQSISQLIQTSGTRKNNNYACMYLEGLVGVLVRFTATLYDSQILFLAKKHSFTAVFTDLLMETSSDEVQILAATGLEKLSAQSVRLSKPPPQHRTQRKRKKFFFNLFDKPSCLGSSRKTKVVEPCVAHKGVCSKQDTFCLIEAGAVEKLLTCLDHQNVQVAEAALSALSTLLDDKVDVEHCVKMLDEMNMTQRVLKAVRYHKNEILWQKAFWVIERFLVKGEERSVFVVSQDKLFYITVVTAFHHGRDAYTRQMAENILRYLDKMPSLTGTFTT; from the exons ATGAGAAATACCAAACAATTGCTAGCATCACTTATAGAAATAACAGCATCCATTCCAAGTGCAAAGATAGAACAGAACACCTTCCTTGCAATAGGAAGCTATTTCTACCGTACTTCTTCAGCTATCAAAGAGCTTCAGACTACTTTAGAGAACACCCCATCTGATCATGAAACTGAGATACTCCGATCTCTATGTTTAAGCAGTGATTTGGCAAAGGGGATATTGGAAGAACTTCAACAACAAAATGGACTAACTATATTCATAATGGAGCATGAAGTGAAAAACACAATAAAAAAGCTACAAGTGATTATTAATCATATGGGTCAGGACTTGAGTTTAATACCATCATCAGCATTCAAGGATGAAGAGTATGCAAAAATCACAGTCTGCTCACTTTCAGAGGAGATGaaaaaagtttgttttaagattAATCCAGTTCAAGAAATCAACCCTGATAAACAGAAAATGGAGCTGGAAAATCAGTACTCAAGTATAGAATCAATACCAATAGAATCAGACCTCTACTCAACCAGCATGGTATGTCATCCTTCAGAAAAATCAGATAGTCCCCAGCTAATGGAACCCCATGGAAGTACAAGTGAAAGCAGCCTAAGACTCAGTGGAAACATGA GTCTAGAAGGTGCTAACCATATGGAGCCAATGTATAAGAGTTTCATTTGTCCACTTACAAACCAGATCATGGATGATCCAGTGACCATAAGTAATGGAATGACCTATGAAAGGAGCGCGATCACAGAATATTTCACAAAAATTGGAAATTCAGAAGAAGTTAACTGTCCTATCACCAGAGAAAAGCTTCAAAGCAAGGGTATGAGTCCTAATATAGCTTTAAGAAACATAATTCATGAATGGAAAGACAGAAATGATTCTGCACGACTCAAAAACATCCATACAGCTTTGTCCATAGGCAGTACTACAGAGAGTATGATACTTGCAGCATTGAATGATTTGAAGAAGATCTTCCTAAAGAGTCCcaagaagaaaaaagaagtgCACAACATTGGAATAATACCATTGCTTGTCAGGCTTCTGGAGTTGAGAGACAGGATTGTAAGATGTGCTGTGTTAGAAATGATTCGGCTAATAGTCCAGGAAGATGAAGCAAAG GAGCAAATTGCGAAGACACCAGCAATATCTGCAACAATCAAAATGTTGTCATCCAGCTACCAACCGATAAGGCACGCTGCATTGTTACTCTTAATTGAGTTTTCCAAGTGTAAAATTCTCTCAGAGAAAATAGGTCATGTCACTGGAGGAATTCTGATTCTGCTCCAAACCAAATACAACAGATCTGTAGACGCCTTTGCTTCAGAAGCAGCAGATCAAATTCTGAGAAATATGGAGCAGTGTCCCAACAATATCAGGTTCATAGCAGAAAATGGATATTTGGAACCATTTCTTAGAAACTTAGTTGAAG GATCTGAAGAGAGAAAGTTGGAAATGATTAGCTACCTTGGTGAAATAATACTTGAAGATGAAAGCAAGACTTATGTGGCGGAGAAGATAACTCCTGTACTCATCCAAATGTTGCACAATGAAAATCCCTTGACTAGAAAAGATGTCTTTAAAGCCCTTGTTCAGATATCCTCTTACTCTGCCAGTGGTAAGATACTGGTGGAAGCTGGAATTGTAAGAACTATGGTTGAAGAAATGTTTACCACCAAAAAATTATACAGTGAACCAGTTGATTCACTTAAAGAAGCTTCTGCAATAATAgcaaacatccttgaatctgGGATTGAGTTTGAGAACCTGACTATAAATACTCAAGGACATACCATGGTATCAAGTTATTTCGTGTTCAACATCGTTTACATGATAAAAAGTTCCACCCCAGATGACCTGAATCTGAATCTTATCAGAATCCTCTATTGCGTGGCGAAAAAATCTAAGGAGTCagataataataacaataacaatccaGTTTCATCTGCTGTTAAGGAAAGTGAAGCAAGCTACACACTTGTTGAACTCATCAACCACCCAAGTGTCAAAATTGCTGTTGCAGCTATTAAGCTTCTAACTCTACTGTCACCGCACATAGGGAATTTGGTCATTGAGAGACTTTGCAAAACAGACGGCCAAACTGAGGCTCTCTTACAAAGCCCTTCTAATCATAATCAGATCACTGAAAGGCAAGCTTTATCAGTAACATTTCTGAGTAAACTTCCTCATCAAAACCTCGGTCTCAATTTGGCTTTGCAACTCAACAAGGAAACAATCCCTGGAATCTTGCAATCAATAAGTCAATTAATCCAAACAAGTGGAACACGAAAGAATAACAACTATGCCTGTATGTACTTGGAGGGGCTAGTGGGTGTACTTGTCAGATTCACAGCAACACTGTATGATTCACAGATTCTGTTTCTGGCTAAAAAACACAGTTTTACTGCAGTGTTTACTGATTTGCTAATGGAAACATCATCAGATGAGGTACAAATTCTTGCTGCTACTGGATTAGAGAAACTCTCTGCACAATCAGTCCGTCTCTCAAAGCCACCACCACAACACCGGACACAAAGAAAGCGCAAGAAGTTCTTCTTCAACCTTTTCGACAAGCCAAGTTGTttagg GTCATCAAGGAAAACCAAAGTAGTAGAACCTTGTGTAGCTCACAAAGGTGTTTGCTCCAAACAAGACACGTTCTGCTTGATTGAAGCAGGAGCAGTTGAGAAACTGTTAACATGTCTGGATCATCAGAATGTTCAGGTTGCAGAAGCAGCATTATCAGCATTATCTACATTACTGGATGATAAGGTTGATGTGGAACACTGTGTGAAAATGCTCGATGAGATGAATATGACACAACGAGTTTTGAAAGCAGTACGGTATCACAAGAATGAAATTTTGTGGCAGAAAGCATTTTGGGTGATTGAAAGGTTCTTAGTGAAAGGTGAGGAAAGATCTGTATTTGTTGTATCACAGGATAAGTTGTTTTATATTACAGTGGTGACTGCTTTCCACCATGGGAGGGATGCATACACGAGGCAGATGGCAGAAAACATTTTAAGGTACCTTGATAAGATGCCGAGTCTCACTGGTACCTTCACCACTTAG
- the LOC110799488 gene encoding uncharacterized protein isoform X1: protein MRISISLGVEQWQMDSKPETGNAVDGGVGVLNHHIQSCSQLSGLSITSESSAPNFVYQRKRIQKNPNPVFPTLSPDNIAYVYERRKHQKSAPTNFTLMVSENSSPIKRGLNEREGTRVSSIEQPLTTSEAIDGYVTEDRGFDAKEKRNKGFDLYSIDDSCSSSLLNVDSGSSPLKSKVDETDECSSSGALVVDVMGNDKSLSVKGLCVSILRSHGLLSNYESNRSGLSEEDAPSCSGSSCSRTCNVCGVVGTAIDLLICDECEKAFHISCFNPCIKKIPDDDWYCQPCSKKKHNLLKERAIRRSSIIRTGKGSVSSEGDFSPIALMLNDSQPYITGVRVGKGFQAFVPEWCGPVARRGTVFPEPMELDPLQPVHLLGPTSGKHRKAFIGNWLQCRDVIVGMGDSIDGTICGKWRRAPLFEIQTDKWDCFRSVLWDPSHADCSVPQELETEEVLKQLKYIEMLRPRLAAKRRKFDVCTANGSEAVTEDVSKCTGSVDAERNL from the exons ATGAGAATATCAATTTCATTGGGTGTTGAACAATGGCAGATGGATTCGAAACCCGAGACGGGGAATGCAGTTGATGGTGGTGTAGGGGTGTTGAATCATCATATTCAGAGTTGTTCACAGTTATCAGGTCTCAGCATTACATCTGAAAGTTCTGCCCCTAATTTTGTTTATCAAAGAAAGAGGATTCAAAAGAACCCTAATCCTGTTTTCCCAACCCTGTCACCTGATAATATTGCTTATGTCTATGAACGAAGGAAACATCAAAAGAGTGCACCCACTAATTTTACACTTATGGTCTCGGAAAATTCATCACCTATTAAAAGAGGGTTGAATGAAAGGGAGGGTACTAGGGTTTCTTCAATAGAGCAGCCATTGACAACTTCAGAAGCAATTGATGGTTATGTGACCGAGGACCGTGGTTTTGATGCAAAAGAAAAGAGGAACAAGGGTTTTGATTTGTATAGCATAGATGATAGTTGTTCGTCGTCGTTGCTTAATGTGGATAGTGGTTCTTCTCCATTGAAGAGTAAAGTTGATGAAACTGATGAGTGTTCATCCTCTGGTGCACTTGTTGTAGATGTGATGGGAAACGACAAATCGCTATCAGTTAAAGGTCTTTGTGTTTCTATTCTTCGGAGTCATGGGTTGTTGTCTAATTATGAGTCAAACAGATCTGGTCTTTCTGAGGAAGATGCTCCTTCATGTAGTGGAAGCAGTTGTTCTCGCACTTGTAATGTTTGCGGTGTAGTTGGTACGGCCATAGACCTGCTAATTTGTGATGAGTGTGAGAAAGCATTCCATATATCTTGTTTCAATCCATGCATAAAGAAGATTCCCGATGATGATTGGTATTGTCAACCTTGCTCTAAAAAGAAGCATAACTTGTTAAAAGAGAGAGCCATTAGAAGGTCATCAATTATCAGAACTGGTAAAGGTTCTGTGTCATCTGAAGGAGATTTCAGTCCAATAGCACTGATGTTAAATGATTCTCAACCTTACATAACTGGTGTCCGGGTTGGTAAAGGATTCCAAGCATTTGTGCCTGAATGGTGTGGCCCTGTTGCAAG GAGAGGCACTGTCTTTCCTGAACCAATGGAGTTGGATCCATTGCAACCGGTTCATTTGCTG GGACCAACTTCTGGCAAGCATCGTAAGGCCTTTATTGGTAATTGGCTTCAGTGTAGAGATGTCATTGTTGGTATGGGAGATAGCATTGATGGAACTATATGTGGAAAGTGGCGCAG GGCTCCTCTGTTTGAGATCCAGACTGACAAATGGGATTGTTTTCGTTCTGTTCTTTGGGATCCTTCGCATGCTGATTGCTCTGTACCTCAG GAACTGGAAACTGAAGAAGTACTTAAGCAATTGAAGTACATTGAAATG TTGAGGCCTCGATTGGCAGCAAAGAGGCGGAAGTTTGATGTCTGTACTGCTAATGGCTCTGAGGCTGTTACAGAGGACGTAAGCAAGTGTACAGGCTCTGTTGATGCAGAAAGGAATTTGTAG
- the LOC110799488 gene encoding uncharacterized protein isoform X2 — translation MDSKPETGNAVDGGVGVLNHHIQSCSQLSGLSITSESSAPNFVYQRKRIQKNPNPVFPTLSPDNIAYVYERRKHQKSAPTNFTLMVSENSSPIKRGLNEREGTRVSSIEQPLTTSEAIDGYVTEDRGFDAKEKRNKGFDLYSIDDSCSSSLLNVDSGSSPLKSKVDETDECSSSGALVVDVMGNDKSLSVKGLCVSILRSHGLLSNYESNRSGLSEEDAPSCSGSSCSRTCNVCGVVGTAIDLLICDECEKAFHISCFNPCIKKIPDDDWYCQPCSKKKHNLLKERAIRRSSIIRTGKGSVSSEGDFSPIALMLNDSQPYITGVRVGKGFQAFVPEWCGPVARRGTVFPEPMELDPLQPVHLLGPTSGKHRKAFIGNWLQCRDVIVGMGDSIDGTICGKWRRAPLFEIQTDKWDCFRSVLWDPSHADCSVPQELETEEVLKQLKYIEMLRPRLAAKRRKFDVCTANGSEAVTEDVSKCTGSVDAERNL, via the exons ATGGATTCGAAACCCGAGACGGGGAATGCAGTTGATGGTGGTGTAGGGGTGTTGAATCATCATATTCAGAGTTGTTCACAGTTATCAGGTCTCAGCATTACATCTGAAAGTTCTGCCCCTAATTTTGTTTATCAAAGAAAGAGGATTCAAAAGAACCCTAATCCTGTTTTCCCAACCCTGTCACCTGATAATATTGCTTATGTCTATGAACGAAGGAAACATCAAAAGAGTGCACCCACTAATTTTACACTTATGGTCTCGGAAAATTCATCACCTATTAAAAGAGGGTTGAATGAAAGGGAGGGTACTAGGGTTTCTTCAATAGAGCAGCCATTGACAACTTCAGAAGCAATTGATGGTTATGTGACCGAGGACCGTGGTTTTGATGCAAAAGAAAAGAGGAACAAGGGTTTTGATTTGTATAGCATAGATGATAGTTGTTCGTCGTCGTTGCTTAATGTGGATAGTGGTTCTTCTCCATTGAAGAGTAAAGTTGATGAAACTGATGAGTGTTCATCCTCTGGTGCACTTGTTGTAGATGTGATGGGAAACGACAAATCGCTATCAGTTAAAGGTCTTTGTGTTTCTATTCTTCGGAGTCATGGGTTGTTGTCTAATTATGAGTCAAACAGATCTGGTCTTTCTGAGGAAGATGCTCCTTCATGTAGTGGAAGCAGTTGTTCTCGCACTTGTAATGTTTGCGGTGTAGTTGGTACGGCCATAGACCTGCTAATTTGTGATGAGTGTGAGAAAGCATTCCATATATCTTGTTTCAATCCATGCATAAAGAAGATTCCCGATGATGATTGGTATTGTCAACCTTGCTCTAAAAAGAAGCATAACTTGTTAAAAGAGAGAGCCATTAGAAGGTCATCAATTATCAGAACTGGTAAAGGTTCTGTGTCATCTGAAGGAGATTTCAGTCCAATAGCACTGATGTTAAATGATTCTCAACCTTACATAACTGGTGTCCGGGTTGGTAAAGGATTCCAAGCATTTGTGCCTGAATGGTGTGGCCCTGTTGCAAG GAGAGGCACTGTCTTTCCTGAACCAATGGAGTTGGATCCATTGCAACCGGTTCATTTGCTG GGACCAACTTCTGGCAAGCATCGTAAGGCCTTTATTGGTAATTGGCTTCAGTGTAGAGATGTCATTGTTGGTATGGGAGATAGCATTGATGGAACTATATGTGGAAAGTGGCGCAG GGCTCCTCTGTTTGAGATCCAGACTGACAAATGGGATTGTTTTCGTTCTGTTCTTTGGGATCCTTCGCATGCTGATTGCTCTGTACCTCAG GAACTGGAAACTGAAGAAGTACTTAAGCAATTGAAGTACATTGAAATG TTGAGGCCTCGATTGGCAGCAAAGAGGCGGAAGTTTGATGTCTGTACTGCTAATGGCTCTGAGGCTGTTACAGAGGACGTAAGCAAGTGTACAGGCTCTGTTGATGCAGAAAGGAATTTGTAG